In one Deinococcus sp. QL22 genomic region, the following are encoded:
- a CDS encoding DUF4174 domain-containing protein yields the protein MPTVRSVVTAALLGAGLADAASLTLPTAQNQTWSLSQALWRERVLIVRNPSAAYLQEMRRQDAELQVRDLRIVALLPPADARLNGPRTLTLTLLVDAGGKVGQQFSPATLVGKDGGVKATYKSLPTLQTVNALIDTMPMRLQERRERGR from the coding sequence ATGCCCACCGTGCGTTCTGTAGTGACCGCTGCCCTGCTGGGTGCAGGCCTGGCCGACGCCGCCTCATTGACACTGCCCACCGCACAGAACCAAACCTGGTCCCTGAGCCAGGCCCTCTGGCGGGAACGCGTGCTGATCGTTCGCAACCCGTCTGCTGCCTACTTGCAAGAGATGCGCCGCCAAGACGCCGAATTGCAGGTGCGTGATTTGCGAATCGTGGCCCTGCTTCCGCCTGCAGACGCCCGGCTGAATGGCCCGCGCACGCTGACGCTGACGCTGCTCGTAGATGCGGGCGGCAAGGTCGGCCAGCAGTTCAGCCCGGCCACCTTAGTTGGCAAAGACGGGGGCGTGAAGGCGACATACAAGAGCCTCCCGACGCTGCAAACGGTCAATGCCCTGATCGATACCATGCCTATGCGTCTACAGGAACGCCGGGAGCGCGGGCGTTAG
- the yidD gene encoding membrane protein insertion efficiency factor YidD: MTQLSINTFTASALSAISFYQRWLSPLKGFRCAHAALYGGESCSAAVARVISEQGLTGSASAISARFQACRSAFDQLSLGQHVTGGARVRGVCCCGPLPIPFRCG; this comes from the coding sequence ATGACCCAGCTTTCCATCAATACATTCACGGCTTCGGCGCTGTCGGCCATCAGCTTTTATCAGCGGTGGCTCTCGCCCCTCAAGGGGTTCCGCTGTGCCCATGCGGCCCTTTACGGCGGAGAGTCCTGTTCGGCGGCAGTGGCCCGCGTTATCAGCGAACAGGGATTGACGGGCAGTGCTTCCGCCATCAGCGCCCGTTTTCAGGCTTGCCGGAGTGCCTTTGATCAACTCTCGCTCGGTCAACACGTTACGGGTGGAGCGCGGGTGCGCGGCGTGTGCTGCTGCGGGCCGCTGCCCATTCCTTTCCGCTGCGGCTGA